The following proteins are co-located in the Nitrospinota bacterium genome:
- a CDS encoding ABC transporter ATP-binding protein: LDEASSRIDPVTEQLIERAVDRLVEGRTVIVIAHRLATLDRCDEIMILEGGRIVEHGARSRLAEDPKARFHKLLKTDIGEVLA, encoded by the coding sequence CCTCGACGAAGCGTCCTCGCGGATCGACCCTGTCACCGAGCAGCTCATCGAGCGGGCCGTGGACCGGCTGGTCGAGGGCCGCACGGTCATCGTCATCGCGCACCGGCTGGCGACCCTGGATCGCTGCGACGAGATCATGATCCTGGAGGGCGGGCGAATCGTTGAGCACGGCGCGCGTTCGCGACTGGCAGAGGACCCGAAGGCCCGATTCCACAAGCTACTGAAGACCGACATTGGCGAGGTGCTGGCATGA